CTGGAAATCCACTAAAGTTCGCATTGGTATCATACTCATCCACTTGCATTGGATCTCCATTGTGTACAGCAATCCCTATAAAATCATTAGGAAAACTGTTTGTCGCATTCTCCATGGCAACCGCTCCTCTTGGACAATATCCGCACCACGTCCCTGTACCTTCTTCAATAACTACTTTTTTAGGTGAGTTTTGGCTTACAGTGGTAAACTTCGTTGCTAGTGTGTTATCTGCAGGCGAAGAATCCGAAGTTCCGTTCACCTGACTGATTGAAATATTGAGTTTTTTTTCTGTTACTGAAGCAAAATTTACAGCAACAGGATGGGTAATTGTCACTTCTTGTTCAAAACCCAGAGGGGATGCTAATGGTATGGTAGAAATATGATCCGCTATTCCATCATTCCAGTTAAGAGTAACGTTATTAATACTCTGTGCTCCATTATTCTTAACAGTTGCTTTAATAGAATAATCAGTATTTATAAGTCCGTAACGATTTAAAGAAACATTTTTAAGAGTAAAATCATTATTCGGAATAGTTTTTATCTGAACCTCATCTATCAGGAGATAATATTGATCGGTACAATCATAATGCCTAAAGGAAAGATATACCTGCTGCCCAATAAAAGAACTCAGATTAATAGATCTGTACTGAAGACCTCCAACAGCTACTGTTTCAGTATAAACAGGTGTGGAAGCAGTAATAGTCCCAGCTGCATTAGAAGCTGTAACATATATTGAATATTTATCTTCAGGATAACCGGCATGAGTTACCTGAGCATACGTTAAATAAACATTAGAAGCAGTAACAGTGCTCAAATCGATCAACGGCGATGTAATCAAATTATTGGGAGTAAGTGCCACATTATTTTGATAAGAATACGAAATCAACGACCCTGCTCCCAAGCTTGGGAATCCGTTTGAAGCATTTATAGTCGCCCATTGCTTTCCGTCTCCGTCCAGATCAGTACTTGTCCATCCGTTTAATCCTGTATTAAAATTCTGACTGTAATAAGTCTGTGATTGATGTATTCCAAACATGAGAATACACGCCATAAATAGAATCTTTTTCATTCAGTAGTTTTTTAGTTGTTAATATTTTTAATTCATTAGGTTTATAAAAATTCGTAATTATTTGTTGCTCCAATTTTTTCTTCTCTTACATTGAGCACTGCTCCGGCTCCATCTAATACTGCAACAATGATTTTAAGATGGTTACGGTTATAATCTGAGGGAATAGAGAATTGGAATGATCTTGCGTACTCACCAGACACCACTGTTTGTTCATCAGGAATATTTTCTCCCGCCACAGAAGAAGTCAGCTTATTCCGTAAAACATTGTGATGTACATAATCATAGATAGTAGGAGGACCTAAGGCTGGGATATAATTCTTTTGTTTACCCACAAGTTCATCTTCTACGATAAACGCTGCAATCTTAAGTCCTGTAAAATTTTGTGCAAATGAAACCCTGGTATCAATATTCAGTGTATTACCGGATATAGCAGAGCCTATTTTTATCCCTATTTTGCTGGAAGCCTTTAATTGAGATAATGGCAACGACATATCTGTATAATTTTCCATATCCTCCCACATTGTATTTCTATTGATAAACATTGTAGGCCAGCCCAGATCTGCTCCGGTAACATTTTTAAAAAGTTCAAGTTCTGTACTTATAGCATTAGACCAGGGATCTTGTCCGCTTGGCCCATGTACGCCAAGAAAAACAAATCCGTCATCAGTTTGCAGTGTGAGATTTTTAGCCCTTGCACCAGCACGGGTACAGTTCCCACACCACGTTCCTGTAAAGTCCTCGTACAGAATCCGATGTTTGAAGTTTATACCTTCATTAACAATTGCCGTTACAGAAATCGGATTTACCGGAAATGCTTTATATTTTGCAGAAACAGTATAAGTCCCTTTTTCTCCGGGAGTATAAAGATTACCGTTAATGAGCTTATCATTAACATAGATCTCGGTTTCCGCAGTAATATCATGATTGAGATTATCTTTTACTTTAAATGTAAAAGTTTTTCCTAATAATTTTTCATTACCTCCTTCAGAAGAAATAATCAGATAGGTAGCTGTAGCATCGCCCTCATCGCTCTGAGATCCGCTACAGGAAAGGATTAAGAAGAGTGAAAATATCACACAAAAAGGAAACAATAACTTTTTTTTCATAATCTTATTAAGTATTTAGTTAAAAAAGAGCATTTTCAAAATTTTATAAAGCTTATTTTAATAGAAAGTTTATTTTTTACATATTTTATTTAAAATATTTCAATGAAATCATGCATTTTAATAAATATTTCGCATCGAAATTATGGATTTATTTTAATATTGACAATAAAATTATATATTTGTCATCAAAAAATAAAGAATACTATGTTGAAAATGATTTTATCGGGATTCTTAATCTTCTGTTTAGGTTTATGTCTTGCTCAGGAAGTCCCTAATGTATCTATTACGACCTTAAATGGTGAAAAACTTAATGTTTCAAAAATTGACTCTTCAACACCTGTGGTGATGAGTTTTTGGGCCACGTGGTGCCTACCCTGTATGGAAGAGCTTACCACTATCAATGAAAAATATGAAGACTGGCAAAAAGAAAGCAAGTTTACTATCTATGCAGTCTCAACAGACGATTCACGTACTACGTCAAAAGTAAAAACCGTTGTAAAAAGTAAAGGTTGGCCGTATACCATACTTCTTGATCCCAATCAAACTCTTAAGCGTGCTCTAAATATCAACAGCATCCCTCATGTAATTCTCGTACACAAAGGAAAAATTGTTTACTCACACGTGGGTTATTCTGCCGGGGATGAGGATGAACTGATAAAAAAGATTAAAGAATGTAACTCTATACATTAATTTCTATGCGGCACAAATCAATAAGTATAGTATTACTGTTCTTTAGCATTAAGTCTTTTTGCCAATTATCAGTAAACCTGGAATCCAATTCACAATATTACATAGACGATAATAAAATAAAGCTTTCAGAAAACGAAGCTGACCAAAGGTTCAGATCAAACAATTACCTGAACGTCAATTATAAATTGAAAAATTTCACCGTTGGCGCTCAGCTTGAATCTTACGAACCCAAAGCCCTTCTTAACTATTCGCCTGCTTTAACCAAAACCAACCTTGGAACTTATTTTGTGAATTATAACAATGAAAAAGCAGGAATAGATATTACTTTAGGTCACTTTTATGAACAATTTGGAAGCGGTTT
This region of Chryseobacterium vaccae genomic DNA includes:
- a CDS encoding TlpA family protein disulfide reductase — translated: MLKMILSGFLIFCLGLCLAQEVPNVSITTLNGEKLNVSKIDSSTPVVMSFWATWCLPCMEELTTINEKYEDWQKESKFTIYAVSTDDSRTTSKVKTVVKSKGWPYTILLDPNQTLKRALNINSIPHVILVHKGKIVYSHVGYSAGDEDELIKKIKECNSIH
- a CDS encoding Omp28-related outer membrane protein, which gives rise to MKKKLLFPFCVIFSLFLILSCSGSQSDEGDATATYLIISSEGGNEKLLGKTFTFKVKDNLNHDITAETEIYVNDKLINGNLYTPGEKGTYTVSAKYKAFPVNPISVTAIVNEGINFKHRILYEDFTGTWCGNCTRAGARAKNLTLQTDDGFVFLGVHGPSGQDPWSNAISTELELFKNVTGADLGWPTMFINRNTMWEDMENYTDMSLPLSQLKASSKIGIKIGSAISGNTLNIDTRVSFAQNFTGLKIAAFIVEDELVGKQKNYIPALGPPTIYDYVHHNVLRNKLTSSVAGENIPDEQTVVSGEYARSFQFSIPSDYNRNHLKIIVAVLDGAGAVLNVREEKIGATNNYEFL
- a CDS encoding T9SS-dependent choice-of-anchor J family protein gives rise to the protein MKKILFMACILMFGIHQSQTYYSQNFNTGLNGWTSTDLDGDGKQWATINASNGFPSLGAGSLISYSYQNNVALTPNNLITSPLIDLSTVTASNVYLTYAQVTHAGYPEDKYSIYVTASNAAGTITASTPVYTETVAVGGLQYRSINLSSFIGQQVYLSFRHYDCTDQYYLLIDEVQIKTIPNNDFTLKNVSLNRYGLINTDYSIKATVKNNGAQSINNVTLNWNDGIADHISTIPLASPLGFEQEVTITHPVAVNFASVTEKKLNISISQVNGTSDSSPADNTLATKFTTVSQNSPKKVVIEEGTGTWCGYCPRGAVAMENATNSFPNDFIGIAVHNGDPMQVDEYDTNANFSGFPGMNVDRSLLNEGVSVSFASFINERKTLIIPAALNATTALAGQALTLNASAVFRSNITNANFRFAAVLIENDVKGTAAGYNQVNYYAGSTTPMGGYENKPNPVPAADMVYNHVGRMLLGGYAGQAGSIPATITDGQTVNYTFTANIPTAYNISKMKAILLLIDATTGEIVNAAGPFAITGTLGVHDEKTDADDLVIYPNPSRDFIKIQTKGKVDLKIFDASGRVVLEKSGVEPDTSISVQDWVKGAYIVSVKEKGSEPITKKLIIK